One Sphaerisporangium krabiense DNA segment encodes these proteins:
- a CDS encoding NAD-dependent epimerase/dehydratase family protein: protein MTHTVLVTGVSRYIGARVASALAADPVIDRVIGVDTVPPPSLARGGGGVALGRTEFVRVDLRSPDIARVIAAADVDSVVHMSLVSAPSRTTGRSWMKEHNVIGTMQLLGACQRSATVRRVVVRSTTAVYGSSPRDPAVFTEDAEPVEAPAHGYAKDACEVEAYVRGFARRRPDITVSLLRFANFMGPGVDSPLTRYFTQPVVPTVFGFDPRLQFVHEDDAVEILRRMAVEDHPGTFNVAGDGVMLLSQCVRRGGRPTMPVPSPVFRGLGDALRRLGRVDFSPEQISLMLYGRAVDAGRITAELGRPPTFTTAAAFDDFLLSRGLFGGTPLPVIDWLGTVLGGGREK from the coding sequence ATGACCCACACCGTGCTCGTCACAGGGGTCTCCCGGTACATCGGCGCGCGCGTCGCGAGCGCCCTCGCGGCCGACCCGGTCATCGACCGGGTCATCGGTGTGGACACCGTGCCGCCGCCATCGCTCGCGCGGGGCGGCGGCGGCGTCGCGCTGGGCCGCACCGAGTTCGTCCGGGTCGATCTGCGCAGCCCGGACATCGCGCGGGTGATCGCCGCGGCGGACGTCGACTCCGTCGTGCACATGAGCCTCGTCAGCGCTCCTTCCAGGACCACCGGGCGGTCCTGGATGAAGGAGCACAACGTCATCGGCACGATGCAACTGCTCGGCGCCTGCCAGCGGTCCGCCACCGTGCGCCGCGTGGTCGTCCGGTCCACGACCGCGGTGTACGGCTCCTCGCCGCGCGATCCGGCCGTCTTCACCGAGGACGCCGAGCCGGTCGAGGCGCCCGCGCACGGCTACGCCAAGGACGCGTGCGAGGTCGAGGCGTACGTGCGCGGCTTCGCGCGGCGGCGTCCCGACATCACCGTGTCGCTGCTGCGCTTCGCGAACTTCATGGGCCCCGGGGTGGACTCCCCGCTCACCCGCTACTTCACCCAGCCCGTCGTCCCGACGGTCTTCGGGTTCGACCCGCGCCTGCAGTTCGTCCACGAGGACGACGCGGTCGAGATCCTGCGCCGCATGGCCGTCGAGGACCATCCCGGCACGTTCAACGTCGCGGGCGACGGCGTCATGCTCCTGTCGCAGTGCGTGCGCCGCGGCGGCCGGCCGACGATGCCGGTGCCGTCCCCCGTGTTCCGCGGCCTCGGCGACGCCCTGCGCCGTCTCGGCCGCGTCGACTTCTCACCCGAGCAGATCTCGCTCATGCTGTACGGCCGGGCCGTGGACGCCGGACGCATTACCGCCGAGCTCGGCCGGCCTCCGACGTTCACCACCGCGGCCGCGTTCGATGATTTCCTCCTCTCGCGTGGCCTGTTTGGCGGTACGCCACTCCCTGTGATCGACTGGCTGGGAACAGTGCTCGGCGGGGGCAGGGAAAAGTGA
- a CDS encoding 30S ribosomal protein bS22 produces MGSVIKKRRKRMAKKKHRKLLKKTRIQRRNKK; encoded by the coding sequence GTGGGCTCTGTGATCAAGAAGCGCCGTAAGCGCATGGCCAAGAAGAAGCACCGCAAGCTTCTCAAGAAGACCCGCATCCAGCGGCGTAACAAGAAGTAG
- a CDS encoding helix-turn-helix domain-containing protein, whose protein sequence is MAAGERPLSEVKFLTVAEVATVMRVSKMTVYRLVHSGELPAIRVGRSFRVPEQAVHDYLRDAFIEAG, encoded by the coding sequence ATGGCTGCAGGCGAAAGACCTCTCAGTGAGGTGAAGTTCCTGACGGTGGCAGAGGTTGCCACCGTCATGCGGGTATCCAAGATGACGGTTTACCGGCTCGTGCACTCGGGTGAGCTGCCGGCCATCCGGGTCGGGCGGTCCTTCAGAGTGCCCGAGCAGGCGGTGCACGACTACCTGAGGGATGCGTTCATCGAGGCGGGTTGA
- a CDS encoding phosphatase: METATPPSREELRDHLVRTRIAGDVATSRENNLDHYRSLAVRDPHYMFGLTMDGDWTFRDILALMAKSAGVVADPDFRSGQDTIDPDRTIDALEAMGDRIAAALKRENPKILIATGHPTGLLTTHLALARLARRHGAELLTPAETRSFTGGLGRKRRIRYLDDVAMLDDGGALVHTHDPAPMQAMLAELDAAGAERPDLVIADHGWAGAAGEAGVETVGFADSNDPGLFVGEAEGKIAVTVPLDDNVLPRHYGPMTDYLVARVESGS, translated from the coding sequence ATGGAGACCGCGACCCCTCCTTCGCGGGAAGAGCTGAGAGACCACCTCGTCCGGACGAGGATCGCCGGAGACGTGGCGACCAGCCGGGAGAACAACCTTGACCACTACCGCTCCCTCGCCGTACGCGACCCCCACTACATGTTCGGCCTCACCATGGACGGCGACTGGACCTTCCGCGACATCCTGGCCCTGATGGCCAAGTCCGCGGGCGTCGTGGCCGATCCGGACTTCCGCAGCGGCCAGGACACCATCGACCCCGACCGCACCATCGACGCGCTGGAGGCCATGGGCGACCGCATCGCCGCCGCCCTGAAGCGCGAGAACCCCAAGATCCTCATCGCCACCGGCCACCCCACCGGCCTGCTCACCACGCACCTGGCCCTGGCGCGGCTGGCCCGGCGGCACGGCGCCGAGCTGCTCACTCCGGCCGAGACGCGGTCGTTCACCGGCGGCCTCGGCCGCAAGCGCCGCATCCGCTACCTGGACGACGTGGCGATGCTGGACGACGGCGGCGCCCTCGTCCACACCCACGACCCCGCCCCGATGCAGGCGATGCTGGCCGAGCTGGACGCGGCCGGCGCCGAGCGTCCCGACCTGGTGATCGCCGACCACGGATGGGCGGGCGCGGCCGGGGAGGCGGGCGTCGAGACCGTCGGGTTCGCCGACAGCAACGACCCCGGGCTGTTCGTCGGCGAGGCGGAGGGCAAGATCGCCGTGACCGTGCCCCTGGACGACAACGTCCTGCCCCGGCACTACGGCCCGATGACCGACTATCTGGTCGCGAGGGTCGAGAGTGGTTCGTGA
- a CDS encoding acetoin utilization protein AcuC — MSRSVQVVWDDRLISYDFGPGHPLAPVRVELTMALARELGVLDKVAVTGCVPATDDELALVHARDYIAAVRRVSASGAPDLFHGLGTPDNPAFAGVHEASALVAGATLAAARAVWTGEAEHALNVAGGLHHAMPGLASGFCVYNDPAVGIAWMLEQGARRVAYVDVDVHHGDGVQAMFYDDPRVLTISLHESPRTLFPGTGFPSETGAEGTAVNVALPAGCGDAGWLRAFHAVVPPLLREFAPEVLVTQHGCDSHALDPLAHLMLSLDGQRRAYAELHALAHETAGGRWLATGGGGYELVQVVPRAWTHLIAEAAGDPIEPATETPPSWRAFAAGRTGELPPLTMTDGRDPEFQDLSRGYDPGDAIDRAIMATRKAIFPSHGLDPEP; from the coding sequence GTGAGCCGATCCGTTCAGGTGGTGTGGGACGACCGGCTGATCTCCTACGACTTCGGCCCCGGCCACCCCCTCGCGCCCGTCCGGGTGGAGCTGACCATGGCGCTCGCCCGCGAGCTCGGGGTGCTGGACAAGGTCGCGGTGACGGGCTGCGTCCCGGCGACCGACGACGAGCTGGCCCTCGTCCACGCGCGCGACTACATCGCGGCGGTCAGACGCGTGTCCGCCTCCGGGGCGCCCGACCTCTTCCACGGCCTCGGCACCCCGGACAACCCCGCCTTCGCCGGCGTGCACGAGGCGTCGGCGCTGGTGGCGGGGGCCACGCTCGCCGCCGCCCGCGCGGTGTGGACGGGCGAGGCCGAGCACGCGCTCAACGTGGCCGGCGGCCTGCACCACGCCATGCCCGGCCTGGCCAGCGGCTTCTGCGTCTACAACGACCCGGCCGTGGGCATCGCCTGGATGCTGGAGCAGGGCGCGCGGCGCGTCGCGTACGTGGACGTCGACGTCCACCACGGCGACGGTGTGCAGGCGATGTTCTACGACGACCCGAGGGTGCTGACCATCAGCCTGCACGAGAGCCCGCGGACGTTGTTCCCCGGCACCGGCTTCCCGAGCGAGACCGGCGCCGAGGGCACGGCGGTCAACGTCGCGCTGCCGGCCGGGTGCGGCGACGCGGGGTGGCTGCGGGCCTTCCACGCGGTGGTGCCGCCGCTGCTGCGCGAGTTCGCGCCGGAGGTCCTGGTCACCCAGCACGGGTGCGACAGCCATGCCCTGGACCCTCTGGCGCATCTGATGCTGAGCCTGGACGGCCAGCGCCGGGCGTACGCCGAGCTGCACGCGCTGGCCCACGAGACGGCGGGCGGCAGGTGGCTGGCCACGGGGGGCGGCGGCTACGAGTTGGTGCAGGTGGTGCCGCGCGCGTGGACGCACCTGATCGCCGAGGCCGCGGGCGACCCGATCGAGCCCGCCACCGAGACGCCGCCGAGCTGGCGCGCGTTCGCCGCTGGACGTACGGGCGAGTTGCCTCCGCTGACCATGACCGACGGCCGTGATCCGGAATTTCAGGATCTGTCGCGGGGTTACGACCCCGGGGACGCCATAGACCGGGCGATCATGGCGACGCGGAAGGCGATCTTCCCCTCGCACGGGCTCGATCCCGAGCCCTGA
- a CDS encoding ABC transporter permease, with product MRTAEASRMALEALRVNRLRSALTMFGVVIGVSAVVILVAIGTGAKETVEREIAGLGSNIILVVPGQVGLGAAPTQSRLDLNDVAYVRRVVGDPAKVTVAVNSGESVRVGRTEVFATITGTDEYMPNIFDRPLRRGRYLGGTDVDTRRRVAVLGSEVGEKLFGDVDPIGRQVTIAGVRFRVIGLYEPVGATFGVARDQEVHIPVTTAQRLVGLSRINGIAVGASDPDEIEPLRRKVVDGLGERYPGERFSAVTQTQLLGTIGTVLGMLTGVLAAIAGISLLVGGVGVSNIMLVSVRERTREIGLRKALGARARDVLGQFLIEAVLLTTIGGVLGILLGVGGSLAIQALSPVPAAITWWSVALAFGVSAAVGVFFGVAPARRAARLDPVIALRAE from the coding sequence GTGAGGACCGCCGAGGCGTCCCGGATGGCGCTGGAGGCGCTGCGCGTCAACCGGCTGCGCAGCGCCCTGACGATGTTCGGCGTCGTGATCGGCGTGTCGGCCGTGGTGATCCTCGTCGCCATCGGCACGGGCGCCAAGGAGACCGTCGAACGCGAGATCGCCGGGCTGGGCAGCAACATCATCCTCGTGGTCCCCGGCCAGGTCGGGCTCGGCGCCGCCCCGACGCAGAGCCGCCTGGACCTGAACGACGTCGCCTACGTCCGCCGCGTCGTCGGCGACCCGGCCAAGGTGACGGTCGCCGTCAACTCCGGCGAGTCCGTGCGGGTCGGGCGCACCGAGGTGTTCGCCACGATCACCGGCACCGACGAGTACATGCCGAACATCTTCGACCGCCCGCTGCGCCGCGGGCGCTACCTCGGCGGCACCGACGTGGACACGCGGCGCAGGGTCGCCGTCCTCGGGTCGGAGGTGGGGGAGAAGCTCTTCGGGGACGTGGACCCGATCGGCCGCCAGGTGACGATCGCGGGGGTGCGGTTCCGCGTCATCGGCCTGTACGAGCCGGTGGGCGCGACGTTCGGCGTCGCCAGGGACCAGGAGGTGCACATCCCGGTCACCACGGCCCAGCGCCTGGTGGGGCTGTCGCGGATCAACGGCATCGCGGTCGGCGCGTCGGACCCCGACGAGATCGAGCCGCTGCGGCGCAAGGTCGTGGACGGGCTCGGCGAACGCTACCCGGGCGAGCGGTTCAGCGCGGTCACCCAGACCCAGCTCCTCGGCACGATCGGGACCGTCCTCGGCATGCTCACCGGCGTGCTCGCGGCCATCGCGGGCATCTCGCTGCTGGTCGGCGGGGTCGGGGTGTCCAACATCATGCTGGTCAGCGTGCGCGAGCGCACCCGCGAGATCGGCCTGCGCAAGGCGCTCGGCGCCCGCGCGCGCGACGTGCTCGGCCAGTTCCTCATCGAGGCCGTGCTGCTCACCACGATCGGCGGCGTGCTCGGCATCCTGCTCGGCGTGGGCGGGTCGCTGGCGATCCAGGCGCTGTCGCCGGTGCCCGCGGCGATCACCTGGTGGTCGGTCGCGCTGGCCTTCGGGGTGTCGGCCGCGGTGGGGGTCTTCTTCGGCGTCGCCCCCGCGCGCAGGGCCGCCCGGCTGGACCCGGTCATCGCCCTGCGCGCCGAGTGA
- a CDS encoding ABC transporter ATP-binding protein, whose amino-acid sequence MTGSPAGVPAFEAVDLTRSYHLDGVSVDALRGVSLRVHHGEFVAIVGPSGSGKSTLMHLLGCLDRPTGGTLRVDGADVATLDDAGLAELRNKAIGFVFQSFHLLARTSALDNVALPLVYRGMGRAERRERARRALEAVGLGHRLDHRPSQMSGGEQQRVAIARALVGDPKVVLADEPTGNLDSRNGKEVMGILAALNSEQGVAVVLVTHDREVAGAARRQIHVRDGVIELDTEAAP is encoded by the coding sequence GTGACCGGATCGCCGGCCGGCGTCCCCGCCTTCGAGGCCGTGGACCTGACCCGCTCCTACCACCTGGACGGGGTGTCGGTGGACGCGCTGCGCGGGGTGAGCCTGCGCGTCCACCACGGCGAGTTCGTCGCCATCGTCGGCCCCTCGGGGTCGGGCAAGTCCACGCTCATGCACCTGCTGGGCTGCCTGGACCGCCCCACCGGCGGCACGCTGCGCGTCGACGGCGCCGACGTCGCCACCCTGGACGACGCGGGGCTCGCCGAGCTGCGCAACAAGGCCATCGGTTTCGTGTTCCAGTCCTTCCACCTGCTCGCCCGCACCTCGGCGCTGGACAACGTGGCGCTGCCGCTGGTGTACCGGGGGATGGGCAGGGCCGAGCGGCGCGAGCGCGCCAGGCGGGCCCTTGAGGCGGTCGGCCTCGGCCACCGGCTGGACCACCGGCCGTCCCAGATGTCCGGCGGCGAGCAGCAGCGGGTGGCGATCGCGCGGGCGCTGGTCGGCGACCCCAAGGTGGTGCTCGCCGACGAGCCGACCGGCAACCTGGACTCCCGCAACGGCAAGGAGGTGATGGGCATCCTCGCCGCGCTGAACTCCGAGCAGGGCGTCGCCGTCGTCCTCGTCACGCACGACCGCGAGGTCGCGGGCGCCGCCCGCCGCCAGATCCACGTGCGCGACGGCGTCATCGAGCTGGACACCGAGGCCGCGCCGTGA